A genomic window from Microbacterium sp. H1-D42 includes:
- a CDS encoding DUF3488 and transglutaminase-like domain-containing protein, translating into MFDSVAKPAAAPGARADVTSAATASRRPGPVGPSILGAAATLVAMWPYTSVIAPGMWTFVVVAVIIVAALSGIIGRVLFGRLRDGIRDLLTLLLQLAATTIACTAMLVSETALFGIFPTTTSVRLIGLRLQQAIDEIAGGVAPIAASIPLAVALGLLFAVVAILVDQLVSHRLIVLTVLFTSLVGVLPMLVSFGAINIVWFLLQAVMILLILRFGARHDRRSPRQSSYLIASAAGVTVIALTIVATPALPLGSPLPGTGPMLTVRADLRLGDDLRRPESVQALTLVTSGSTPPYLRLATLSRFDGEVWRPDRADLQPLDQGFGEREWAESVDSVERRVSIRVLNVSSDRLPVPYAAEKLTGVDGGWQSMPFNRTVVSRTEDAAGADYTVRTATADPTLEQIRRASASGDTAAPAEGLPPIIAETAREVTAGADTDYDKLIAMQDWFRSEFSYSLDAPVEEGFDGTGADAVATFLEKRTGYCVHFAGAFALMAQSLGMPVRIVIGYLPGTATDQKRDDDIIYSVSSDQLHSWPEVYFAGLGWVPFEPTATLGVPTDFASEADGGGSGEGPDAPTPTVSPGATPSDAPTGGPDRADEQSIGGSELQTLDPTPILLTSLAVLLIVLLPGLVRLTRRMLRTSRARGGDAMAAWQELADTMLDLGLPMHDADTARTRADALISARGADPAAMGVLVDAVEQRSYARTKTLAGDLAAPLHTVLTQLQSSVSGRQRAKARMLPASLLQGLKFRRR; encoded by the coding sequence ATGTTTGATTCGGTGGCGAAGCCGGCAGCGGCGCCGGGCGCACGCGCGGATGTCACCTCAGCTGCCACCGCCAGCCGCCGCCCGGGACCGGTCGGCCCGAGCATCCTCGGCGCCGCTGCGACCCTGGTGGCGATGTGGCCGTACACCAGTGTGATCGCACCAGGCATGTGGACGTTCGTCGTGGTCGCCGTCATCATCGTCGCTGCCCTGTCCGGAATCATCGGGCGGGTCCTGTTCGGGCGGCTGCGCGATGGCATCCGAGATCTGCTCACGCTGCTGCTGCAGCTCGCCGCCACCACGATCGCGTGCACAGCCATGCTGGTCAGCGAGACCGCCCTGTTCGGCATCTTCCCCACCACCACCTCGGTGCGCCTGATCGGCCTGCGGCTTCAGCAGGCGATCGACGAGATCGCAGGCGGGGTCGCGCCGATCGCCGCTTCCATCCCCCTCGCGGTCGCGCTGGGGCTGCTGTTCGCGGTCGTGGCGATCCTCGTCGACCAGCTCGTCTCGCACCGACTGATCGTGCTCACCGTGCTGTTCACGTCGCTGGTGGGCGTGCTGCCCATGCTGGTGTCGTTCGGGGCGATCAACATCGTCTGGTTCCTGCTGCAGGCTGTCATGATCCTGCTGATCCTGCGCTTCGGCGCCCGCCACGACCGACGCTCCCCTCGGCAGTCGTCGTACCTCATCGCCAGCGCCGCCGGAGTCACGGTGATCGCGCTGACGATTGTTGCGACGCCGGCTCTGCCGCTCGGATCGCCCCTTCCAGGCACCGGCCCGATGCTCACGGTTCGCGCCGACCTGCGGCTGGGTGATGATCTGCGCCGCCCGGAGAGCGTGCAGGCACTGACGCTCGTCACCTCTGGGTCGACGCCGCCGTACCTGCGTCTTGCGACGCTGTCCCGCTTCGACGGTGAGGTCTGGCGGCCCGATCGCGCCGACCTGCAGCCGCTGGATCAGGGCTTCGGCGAGCGGGAATGGGCCGAATCGGTCGACAGCGTCGAGCGCCGCGTGTCGATCCGGGTGCTGAACGTCTCCAGTGATCGCCTGCCGGTGCCGTACGCCGCCGAGAAGCTCACCGGCGTGGATGGCGGCTGGCAGTCGATGCCGTTCAACCGCACTGTCGTCAGCCGCACCGAGGATGCCGCAGGCGCCGACTACACCGTGCGCACCGCGACGGCCGACCCCACTCTCGAGCAGATCCGGCGCGCGTCGGCATCGGGCGACACCGCTGCCCCCGCTGAGGGTCTGCCGCCGATCATCGCCGAGACCGCGCGCGAGGTCACGGCCGGTGCTGACACCGACTACGACAAGCTCATCGCGATGCAGGACTGGTTCCGCAGCGAGTTCAGCTATTCGCTCGACGCACCGGTCGAGGAGGGCTTCGACGGCACGGGAGCGGACGCGGTGGCGACCTTCCTCGAGAAGCGCACCGGATACTGCGTGCACTTCGCCGGAGCCTTCGCGCTGATGGCGCAGTCGCTCGGCATGCCGGTGCGGATCGTCATCGGCTACCTTCCTGGCACCGCGACAGACCAGAAGCGCGACGATGACATCATCTATTCGGTCAGCAGCGATCAGCTGCACTCCTGGCCCGAGGTGTACTTCGCCGGGCTCGGCTGGGTGCCGTTCGAGCCGACCGCGACTCTCGGCGTGCCGACCGATTTCGCGTCCGAGGCTGACGGCGGCGGCAGCGGCGAGGGCCCCGACGCCCCCACTCCGACCGTCTCACCAGGGGCGACTCCGTCAGATGCTCCCACCGGTGGACCGGACAGAGCCGACGAGCAGTCGATCGGCGGATCCGAGCTGCAGACCCTCGATCCCACCCCGATCCTGCTGACCTCGCTTGCCGTGCTGCTGATCGTGCTTCTTCCGGGGCTGGTGCGGTTGACGCGTCGGATGCTGCGCACGAGTCGCGCCCGCGGCGGTGACGCCATGGCGGCGTGGCAGGAGCTCGCCGACACCATGCTCGACCTCGGACTGCCGATGCACGACGCAGACACCGCGCGTACGCGCGCCGATGCGCTGATCAGCGCACGCGGCGCAGACCCTGCCGCCATGGGAGTGCTCGTGGATGCTGTCGAGCAGCGCAGCTACGCGAGGACGAAGACCCTGGCCGGCGACCTGGCCGCCCCGCTGCACACCGTGCTGACGCAGCTGCAGAGCAGCGTCAGCGGGCGACAGCGAGCGAAGGCTCGGATGCTGCCGGCATCTCTGCTGCAGGGGCTGAAGTTCAGGAGGCGGTAG
- a CDS encoding DUF58 domain-containing protein — protein sequence MRRRRLTARGWGCLLVGILLAVAANVVGARPLLYLGVLLILLPLVSMLVAYLPRRRGDVSRVISTDLLAVGETSRVSMRFDLYAPGIPYGTWRDTLPDAVRGDASGDYPAESALLRYDLEGVRRGISTLGPLVLRTVDPFGLAQREQEFGDTRTITVVPQVLTLPPLPSKVGAAGGAAQTRSSRLGQGTDNLIPRPYTSGDSRRRIHWRATAHRGDLMVRQEEEESSPDAVVVLDRSAARWDRPGEAPDAAFEAAVTLCASAALRFVQDGYSVDVVDSAGGLLGALRGHEDDRDGLMVALATVTPRGEPRDIRAVVGSNPPGPLVVITGRMDEADATRLSTAGAAAPMLFAAGAEDGALEAAAAHGWNTAALDPAGDLVAAWTDALPQAKVPGA from the coding sequence ATGAGACGCAGGCGACTGACCGCACGGGGATGGGGATGTCTGCTCGTGGGCATCCTGCTCGCCGTCGCCGCCAACGTCGTCGGCGCGCGCCCGCTGCTCTACCTCGGCGTGCTGCTGATCCTGCTGCCACTGGTGTCGATGCTGGTCGCCTACCTGCCGCGGCGACGCGGTGACGTGTCGCGCGTGATCTCCACCGACCTGCTCGCCGTCGGCGAGACGTCACGGGTGAGCATGCGTTTCGACCTCTACGCCCCCGGCATCCCGTACGGCACCTGGCGCGACACCCTGCCCGATGCGGTGCGCGGAGACGCCAGCGGCGACTATCCCGCCGAGTCCGCGCTGCTGCGCTACGACCTCGAGGGCGTGCGACGCGGCATCTCGACCCTGGGTCCGCTCGTGCTGCGCACCGTCGACCCGTTCGGCCTCGCCCAGCGCGAGCAGGAGTTCGGTGACACCCGCACCATCACGGTGGTGCCGCAGGTGCTGACTCTGCCTCCGCTGCCGTCGAAGGTGGGTGCCGCAGGCGGTGCGGCGCAGACCCGCTCCAGCCGGCTCGGTCAGGGCACCGACAACCTGATCCCCCGTCCATACACCTCTGGCGACTCGCGACGTCGCATCCACTGGAGGGCGACGGCACACCGCGGAGATCTGATGGTGCGCCAGGAAGAGGAGGAGTCCAGCCCTGACGCCGTCGTCGTGCTCGACCGCTCCGCCGCGCGCTGGGACCGCCCCGGAGAAGCCCCCGATGCCGCCTTCGAGGCAGCTGTCACACTGTGCGCGTCTGCCGCGCTGAGGTTCGTGCAGGACGGCTACAGCGTCGACGTCGTCGACAGCGCGGGCGGCCTGCTCGGCGCGCTCCGGGGACACGAAGACGACAGGGACGGCCTGATGGTCGCCCTCGCCACCGTCACGCCGCGCGGCGAACCGCGCGACATCCGCGCGGTGGTCGGCAGCAACCCTCCTGGCCCGCTGGTGGTCATCACCGGCCGGATGGACGAGGCGGATGCCACGCGGCTGAGCACAGCGGGCGCGGCCGCTCCGATGCTGTTCGCCGCCGGCGCCGAGGACGGAGCGCTCGAGGCCGCTGCCGCACACGGCTGGAACACCGCGGCACTCGACCCCGCCGGAGATCTGGTTGCCGCGTGGACGGATGCCCTGCCTCAGGCGAAGGTGCCAGGTGCCTGA
- a CDS encoding MoxR family ATPase, with translation MHENVPSITAEQFAEHTARIISSVSSVIDGKPEAVRSALICLLAEGHLLIEDVPGVGKTMLARALAASVDATVRRIQFTPDLLPGDVTGVAVYDPVAREFEFKRGAVFAHIVIADEINRASPKTQSSLLEAMEEQQVTVDGATHRLPEPFLVVATQNPLEMEGTYPLPEAQRDRFMMRISMGYPDAAAETLMLRQREMSNPLSTITPVTDAATVRQLIAWARRVHVAESLEEYAVGLAQATRMDPSLHLGASPRATLQLVRAAKVAASLDGRDFIVPDDLAGLVIPVFAHRMLAARGVHRAGAQPVEAALNQIIARVPVPFAGARV, from the coding sequence ATGCACGAGAACGTCCCGTCGATCACCGCTGAGCAGTTCGCCGAGCACACCGCACGCATCATCTCGTCGGTGTCGTCCGTGATCGACGGCAAGCCCGAGGCCGTGCGCAGCGCCCTGATCTGCCTGCTCGCCGAGGGGCACCTGCTCATCGAGGACGTGCCAGGCGTCGGCAAGACGATGCTGGCCCGCGCGCTGGCGGCGAGTGTGGATGCCACGGTGCGGCGCATCCAGTTCACCCCCGATCTGCTGCCAGGCGATGTCACTGGTGTCGCCGTGTACGACCCGGTGGCCCGCGAGTTCGAGTTCAAGCGCGGGGCCGTCTTCGCGCACATCGTCATCGCCGATGAGATCAACCGCGCCTCGCCGAAGACCCAGTCCTCGCTGCTGGAGGCGATGGAGGAGCAGCAGGTCACGGTCGACGGCGCCACGCACCGCCTGCCGGAGCCGTTCCTGGTCGTCGCGACGCAGAACCCGCTCGAGATGGAGGGCACCTATCCCCTGCCCGAGGCGCAGCGCGACCGGTTCATGATGCGCATCTCGATGGGGTACCCGGACGCCGCTGCCGAGACCCTCATGCTGCGTCAGCGCGAGATGTCGAACCCGCTCTCCACGATCACCCCGGTGACCGATGCTGCCACCGTGCGGCAGCTGATCGCCTGGGCGCGCCGAGTGCACGTCGCCGAGTCGCTCGAGGAGTACGCCGTCGGCCTCGCACAGGCCACCCGCATGGATCCGAGCCTGCACCTCGGTGCCAGCCCGAGGGCCACTCTTCAGCTCGTCCGCGCAGCGAAGGTGGCCGCCTCCCTCGACGGGCGCGACTTCATCGTGCCGGACGACCTCGCCGGGCTCGTGATCCCGGTGTTCGCGCACCGCATGCTCGCGGCCCGCGGCGTGCACCGCGCCGGTGCACAGCCCGTGGAAGCTGCCCTCAACCAGATCATCGCCCGCGTTCCGGTGCCGTTCGCCGGCGCCCGCGTGTGA
- a CDS encoding DEAD/DEAH box helicase family protein — protein sequence MSSPADRPAATRLLNTHPLATRPFTGWRFDGDLRRYQQEVLAQIPAGSDVRSMHIVAPPGSGKTLLGLLLAAREGRRTLVLAPTTTIRQQWVQTARRLASSDADVSDDPTDLADLTVLTYQLLSVTGDGSPFDELARGQWVDELTAAGRSEAEAATWLAQLAVDNPKQFAKGILRRGRAYRRRFVQERPDALARVLHPNAVALIDRLVASGVDTIVLDECHHLLDHWAIVVSYLAARIREHGGRALLIGLTATLPSPDDGDEFENYSQLLGDVDYEVPTPAVVKEGHLAPYRDLIWFTEPVLQEAQFIRRHEDQLHDMMLQVLASPDGLRYLRDQLQPADDDPRPAEDDDPGVAEDADEAHRLGIDRALSADFALARACGVVLRAVAPQHPLSALLNPQTFGRVTTDDLLTVLARFSLTRLLPDPAAHEQWRYVKHALADFGLHLTDRGIRRGRNPIEVTLATSIAKDHAAVDILHRELRGADAEHVRAVVVTDAVESGNHRGLRGSAAPGALRVFDLLAHDPVTAALSPVLLTGAHLRTTAADATAIAHALEGHLGAPFEIADGVGPTRELRAAGIGGGRLVGAVSHLIADGRVRLLVGTRGLLGEGWDCPAVNTLIDLTTVATSAGSQQLRGRTLRLDPAWEQKVAHNWSVACLIPPSVDLDDTTEVARLRRRHSHLWGLSADDGTSVITGLGAALDRAALERLDGVLAKAEGAAIDMLNAAALQQFRDRADTRAAWRIGAPYVAQERETVSVRAAARSAVLTGRRRVAAPAAVTFTTVSLGVGVAASAVGAALELGVPLGVTTAAALAAGAATTLIRWGGGMSRALRRRRDPASGYRAAARAVSRALQDAGRIRALPDEAIQVQQTADEGKSGFRVTVRGPSHDCRLIADAVEELFGAARTPRFLLAIDAAPSVPPGRRIRRTKRTPLLLPVPQLIARRRADAEHFAAQWNEHVGRGALIELQGEEGLQLLRLARAQPGQLDAGAPRATLWG from the coding sequence ATGTCCTCACCCGCCGACCGACCGGCTGCCACCCGCCTGCTCAACACGCACCCGCTCGCCACGCGCCCGTTCACCGGTTGGCGCTTCGACGGCGACCTGCGCCGGTACCAGCAGGAGGTGCTCGCGCAGATCCCGGCCGGATCGGATGTCCGATCGATGCACATCGTCGCCCCACCCGGCTCTGGCAAGACGCTGCTCGGTCTGCTGCTGGCGGCCCGCGAGGGGCGACGGACACTGGTGCTCGCACCCACGACGACCATCCGGCAGCAGTGGGTGCAGACGGCCAGGCGCCTCGCCTCATCCGACGCCGACGTGTCGGATGATCCCACCGATCTCGCCGATCTCACTGTGCTGACCTATCAGCTGCTGAGCGTCACCGGCGATGGCTCTCCCTTCGACGAGCTCGCCCGGGGCCAGTGGGTCGACGAACTGACGGCGGCCGGTCGCAGCGAGGCCGAGGCCGCCACCTGGCTGGCGCAGCTGGCGGTCGACAATCCGAAGCAGTTCGCCAAGGGCATCCTCCGTCGCGGCAGGGCCTACCGCCGCCGCTTCGTGCAGGAGCGACCGGACGCGCTGGCCAGGGTGCTGCACCCGAACGCCGTGGCGCTGATCGATCGTCTCGTGGCATCCGGCGTCGACACCATCGTGCTCGACGAATGCCACCACCTGCTCGACCACTGGGCGATCGTGGTCTCGTACCTCGCCGCGCGCATCCGCGAACATGGCGGACGCGCGCTGCTGATCGGCCTCACCGCGACCCTCCCCTCTCCCGACGACGGCGACGAGTTCGAGAACTACTCGCAACTGCTCGGCGATGTCGACTATGAGGTACCCACCCCCGCCGTGGTGAAAGAAGGACACCTCGCGCCGTACCGCGATCTCATCTGGTTCACCGAACCGGTGCTGCAGGAGGCGCAGTTCATCCGCCGCCACGAGGACCAGCTGCACGACATGATGCTGCAGGTGCTGGCCTCGCCCGATGGGCTGCGATACCTGCGCGACCAGCTGCAACCCGCTGACGACGATCCTCGCCCCGCAGAGGACGACGATCCTGGCGTCGCAGAGGATGCTGACGAGGCGCACCGGCTCGGGATCGACAGAGCTCTGAGCGCCGATTTCGCCCTCGCTCGGGCGTGCGGCGTGGTGCTGCGTGCGGTCGCTCCGCAGCATCCGCTCAGCGCTCTGCTGAACCCGCAGACGTTCGGGCGCGTCACCACCGATGACCTGCTCACAGTGCTCGCCCGGTTCTCGCTCACCCGGCTGCTGCCCGACCCGGCCGCGCACGAGCAGTGGCGGTACGTGAAGCATGCGCTGGCTGATTTCGGCCTGCATCTGACCGACCGCGGCATCCGTCGCGGTCGCAATCCGATCGAGGTGACCCTGGCGACGTCGATCGCGAAGGATCACGCCGCCGTCGACATCCTGCATCGCGAGCTGCGCGGCGCCGACGCCGAGCACGTCCGAGCCGTCGTGGTCACCGATGCCGTCGAATCGGGAAACCACCGGGGTCTGCGCGGCTCGGCCGCACCCGGCGCGCTGCGGGTATTCGATCTGCTGGCTCACGATCCGGTCACCGCGGCGCTGTCGCCGGTGCTGCTCACCGGTGCGCATCTGCGCACCACTGCGGCGGATGCCACGGCGATCGCCCATGCTCTGGAAGGGCATCTGGGCGCACCGTTCGAGATCGCTGACGGCGTGGGCCCCACCCGCGAGCTGCGCGCAGCCGGCATCGGCGGCGGGCGTCTGGTCGGGGCGGTATCGCACCTGATAGCTGACGGTCGGGTGCGACTGCTGGTCGGCACCCGCGGTCTGCTCGGCGAGGGGTGGGACTGCCCCGCGGTGAACACACTGATCGATCTGACCACGGTCGCGACCAGCGCCGGTTCTCAGCAGTTGCGCGGACGCACTCTGCGGCTCGATCCCGCGTGGGAGCAGAAGGTCGCGCACAACTGGTCGGTGGCCTGCCTGATACCGCCGTCCGTCGACCTCGACGACACCACCGAGGTCGCGCGCCTGCGCCGCCGTCACAGTCACCTCTGGGGGCTCAGCGCCGATGACGGCACGAGTGTGATCACGGGCCTGGGGGCGGCTCTCGACCGCGCGGCTCTGGAGCGCCTCGACGGTGTGCTCGCCAAGGCTGAGGGAGCTGCCATCGACATGCTCAACGCGGCCGCGCTGCAGCAGTTCCGCGACCGCGCCGACACTCGCGCCGCCTGGCGCATCGGCGCGCCCTACGTCGCCCAGGAGCGCGAGACCGTGTCGGTGCGCGCTGCGGCCCGCAGCGCAGTGCTCACCGGGAGGCGACGGGTCGCCGCCCCCGCCGCGGTCACGTTCACGACCGTGTCACTCGGCGTCGGCGTGGCGGCGTCCGCCGTCGGCGCCGCGCTCGAACTCGGCGTCCCGCTGGGCGTCACGACCGCCGCGGCTCTGGCCGCGGGGGCCGCCACCACGCTGATCCGGTGGGGTGGCGGCATGTCCCGCGCCCTGCGGCGGCGCCGCGATCCGGCATCCGGATACCGCGCCGCCGCCCGCGCCGTCAGCCGCGCACTGCAGGATGCCGGTCGCATCCGCGCCCTGCCCGACGAGGCGATCCAGGTGCAGCAGACAGCCGATGAGGGGAAGTCGGGCTTCCGGGTCACGGTGCGGGGTCCGTCACACGACTGTCGTCTGATCGCGGATGCCGTCGAGGAGCTGTTCGGCGCGGCACGCACCCCGCGCTTTCTGCTCGCCATCGATGCGGCTCCTTCCGTGCCGCCTGGCCGACGGATTCGGCGCACGAAGCGCACTCCCCTGCTGCTGCCGGTGCCGCAGTTGATCGCGCGACGGCGTGCGGATGCCGAGCACTTCGCCGCGCAGTGGAACGAGCACGTCGGGCGCGGCGCCCTGATCGAGCTGCAGGGTGAAGAGGGTCTGCAGCTGCTGCGCCTCGCCAGGGCCCAGCCCGGCCAGCTCGATGCCGGCGCTCCGCGCGCGACCCTGTGGGGCTGA
- a CDS encoding rhomboid family intramembrane serine protease: protein MTAPTAPARTSSFARFLSPVGLLALMWAIQLADAVLPGSFTGWGLRSWDLGSLQGIVLGPLLHADWAHLIANSVPFLVLGCLVAVEGAKRFWTVTAVVALVGGVGTWFVNAPGTLTVGSSVLVFGYFGYVVMRVFAPGRLAHRVAYAAIAVIVVVLYGTSMFTGIFGAGTGVSWQAHLFGAIGGGLMAFRPARAVGTRE from the coding sequence GTGACTGCACCCACTGCACCAGCGCGCACCTCGTCGTTCGCGCGCTTCCTCTCGCCGGTCGGGCTGCTCGCGCTGATGTGGGCGATCCAGCTGGCTGACGCCGTGCTGCCTGGTTCCTTCACCGGCTGGGGTCTGCGCTCGTGGGACCTCGGCAGTCTGCAGGGCATCGTCCTCGGACCGCTGCTGCACGCCGACTGGGCGCACCTGATCGCCAACTCCGTGCCGTTCCTCGTGCTCGGGTGTCTGGTCGCCGTCGAAGGCGCGAAGCGCTTCTGGACGGTCACGGCGGTCGTGGCGCTCGTCGGCGGCGTCGGCACATGGTTCGTGAACGCGCCGGGCACGCTGACCGTCGGGTCGTCGGTGCTGGTGTTCGGCTACTTCGGATACGTCGTCATGCGCGTCTTCGCGCCGGGGCGCCTCGCACACCGCGTCGCCTACGCCGCGATCGCCGTGATCGTGGTGGTGCTCTACGGCACGTCGATGTTCACCGGCATCTTCGGCGCCGGCACCGGCGTCTCGTGGCAGGCGCACCTGTTCGGCGCGATCGGCGGCGGACTGATGGCCTTCCGGCCCGCGAGGGCGGTCGGCACGCGTGAGTGA
- the pta gene encoding phosphate acetyltransferase — MARSIYITSAEGHTGKSTIALGVLDALMRVSDRVGVFRPVARSTEERDFVLELLLAHDGVHLDYDDCIGVSYDDVRADPDAALGTIVARFKAVEAQCDAVVVLGSDYTDVASPAELGYNARIAANLGVPVLLVLSGRDRQNQAEQLGTTTPRTPAQIEQMAALARVEITAERAELFAIIVNRAEPDALVDIIERVDDRRTPVWAIPEDRALVAPSMRGILRAVDGTLLRGGEELLGREAYNIVIAGMSMVNVLPRLTENAVVVIAADRTETLLATVLAAASGTFPALAGIVLNGPFPLPDPVLQLIDGFELNVPIIATDLGTYDTAVRIMSTRGRMSAENTQRYQSAMALFQTHVDISELTIEMGLAQSTVVTPLMFEYGLIERARSQRKRIVLPEGGDDRILRAAAILLARGVADLTILGDEAEIRARAASFGLELAEAQVLSPTDPEHVERFAAEYARLRAHKGITLQQAADTVTDVSYFGTMMVHLGLADGMVSGAAHTTAHTIRPSFEIIKTKPGVEVVSSVFLMALADRVLVYGDCAVIPDPTSIQLADIAISSAATAQQFGIDPRVAMLSYSTGESGSGADVDKVREATALVRQRDPQLPVEGPIQYDAAADAAVAKAKLPDSAVAGRATVFIFPDLNTGNNTYKAVQRSAGAVAIGPVLQGLNKPINDLSRGALVEDIVNTVAITAIQAQGAQAQTIQAQGVTA; from the coding sequence GTGGCTCGCAGCATCTACATCACCTCCGCCGAAGGGCACACCGGAAAGTCGACGATCGCGCTGGGCGTGCTCGACGCCCTGATGCGCGTGTCCGACCGGGTGGGGGTCTTCCGGCCCGTCGCTCGATCGACCGAGGAGCGTGATTTCGTGCTCGAACTGCTGCTCGCCCACGATGGCGTGCACCTCGACTACGACGACTGCATCGGCGTGAGCTACGACGACGTCCGCGCAGACCCCGACGCCGCGCTCGGCACCATCGTCGCGCGGTTCAAGGCCGTCGAGGCGCAGTGCGACGCCGTCGTCGTGCTCGGCAGCGACTACACCGATGTCGCGAGCCCCGCCGAACTCGGCTACAACGCGCGGATCGCCGCGAACCTCGGCGTTCCGGTGCTGTTGGTGCTCTCTGGGCGCGACCGACAGAATCAGGCAGAGCAGCTGGGCACCACCACTCCGCGCACGCCGGCGCAGATCGAGCAGATGGCGGCGCTCGCCCGCGTCGAGATCACCGCCGAGCGCGCCGAGCTGTTCGCCATCATCGTCAACCGCGCCGAGCCCGATGCCCTGGTCGACATCATCGAGCGAGTGGACGATCGGCGGACGCCGGTGTGGGCGATCCCCGAGGACCGCGCTCTGGTCGCACCGTCGATGCGCGGCATCCTCCGCGCCGTCGACGGCACGCTGCTGCGCGGCGGTGAGGAGCTGCTCGGTCGCGAGGCGTACAACATCGTCATCGCCGGAATGTCGATGGTCAACGTGCTGCCCCGGCTCACCGAGAACGCCGTCGTCGTCATCGCCGCCGACCGCACCGAGACGCTGCTGGCGACCGTGCTCGCGGCGGCCTCAGGCACGTTCCCCGCTCTCGCCGGCATCGTGCTGAACGGGCCGTTCCCGCTGCCGGATCCGGTGCTGCAGCTGATCGACGGCTTCGAGCTGAACGTGCCGATCATCGCCACCGACCTCGGCACCTACGACACCGCCGTGCGCATCATGAGCACCCGCGGCCGGATGTCGGCAGAGAACACGCAGCGCTACCAGAGTGCGATGGCACTGTTCCAGACGCACGTCGACATCTCTGAACTCACCATCGAGATGGGCCTGGCTCAGTCGACCGTCGTCACGCCGCTGATGTTCGAATACGGACTCATCGAACGGGCGCGCAGTCAGCGCAAGCGCATCGTGCTTCCCGAAGGCGGTGATGACCGCATCCTGCGCGCGGCCGCCATCCTGCTCGCCCGCGGGGTGGCCGACCTGACGATCCTCGGGGACGAGGCCGAGATCCGCGCCCGCGCGGCCTCGTTCGGTCTCGAGCTCGCCGAGGCGCAGGTGCTCAGCCCCACCGACCCCGAGCACGTCGAGCGCTTCGCCGCCGAGTACGCGCGACTGCGCGCGCACAAGGGCATCACCCTGCAGCAGGCCGCCGACACCGTCACCGACGTGTCGTACTTCGGCACCATGATGGTGCACCTGGGGCTGGCCGACGGCATGGTCTCCGGCGCTGCGCACACCACCGCGCACACCATCCGCCCGTCGTTCGAGATCATCAAGACCAAGCCAGGGGTGGAGGTCGTCTCGAGCGTGTTCCTGATGGCGCTCGCCGACCGGGTGCTCGTGTACGGCGACTGCGCCGTGATCCCCGACCCCACCAGCATCCAACTCGCCGACATCGCCATCTCATCCGCGGCCACCGCGCAGCAGTTCGGCATCGACCCTCGGGTCGCGATGCTGTCGTACTCCACCGGCGAGTCCGGCTCCGGGGCGGACGTCGACAAGGTGCGCGAGGCCACCGCGCTGGTGCGCCAGCGCGATCCGCAGCTGCCCGTCGAAGGGCCGATCCAGTACGACGCGGCGGCCGATGCCGCCGTCGCCAAGGCGAAGCTGCCCGACTCGGCCGTCGCAGGCCGGGCGACGGTGTTCATCTTCCCCGACCTGAACACCGGCAACAACACGTACAAGGCCGTGCAGCGCTCGGCCGGCGCCGTCGCCATCGGCCCGGTTCTGCAGGGACTGAACAAGCCGATCAACGACCTGAGTCGCGGTGCGCTCGTGGAAGACATCGTCAACACCGTGGCGATCACCGCCATTCAGGCGCAGGGCGCCCAGGCACAGACCATCCAGGCGCAGGGAGTCACGGCATGA